The Sporomusaceae bacterium DNA segment CGCGCGGGCCGGGACTCGATCTTCGTCAAATTGACCTGGCGGCAGGCGAATTCGCCGAGAATATCATGCAAACTGCCTGGCTTCTCGCCGTTGATCTGGCAAATGAGCGAGGTTTTGCAACCCGGCCCGCCCGCTGTCGCCGCATCGCAGGCGAGAACGATAAAGCGCGTGCTGTTGTGCGGATTATCCTGGATTTCCGTAGCCGTCACCGCGAGACTATAAAGCCGGGCGGCCCGCAGGCTGCCGATCGCGGCCGTATTCTTGGCGCCGCCTGCCACCTGATAGGCTGCGGCCGCGGTGCTCTCCACAGCGACCAGTTCGGCGCCGGGGTAATGCTCGCGCAGGTAGTTGCGGCATTGGGCGAGAGCCTGGGGGTGGGAGAGGATAACGTTGATGTGCTTTGTATCGTCCCGCGTCAGCAGATTGTGGCGGATGGGCAGTATCATCTCCTTGACGATGCGGAGATCCACTTCGTGGGCCAGTGTGTCGAGGGTGATATTCACTGAGCCGTCGAGGGAGTTTTCCACCGGGACGATACCCTCCGCCGCCTCGCCGTCGGCCACCGCCCGGATCACGGCGTCAATGCTCGCGTACGGTGTAAAGTATCCCTCGACCCCCCGGTAAAAGCTGAGCGCGATTTCCTCGCTGAAGGTGCCGCGGGGTCCGAGGTAAGCTACTTTGGGCTCGGCAGCCGGTTGCGGTCTGGTTGTTGTCACAGTGATCTCCTCCTCAAATATATATTGGTCCTTTATCCGGGAAAAACAAAAAAGCCCTCGTCCGTAAAGGACGAGGGCTTCGCTCGCGGTACCACCTTTGTTACCCGCCAAACGGCGGGTCACCTCAAGGGTACGGGCCGAAACCGATACCCCCCTTCTTGTAACGGCGAAGGTTCCCGGCATCCCCTACCACCCTTGCGGGCTTCAGTTTGCAACTCCCAGGAGAACTTCGGCATCTTACCCGTACCGGGCTCCCACCAACCCCGGCTCTCTGCGACAAGGCGTCATGCCTACTTTTCCTGTTCACGGTTTTTGTAATGTGCGGTTGTTGAAAGTGATTATAACATAGTCTACCGGAAGGTGCAAGGAGATTACTGCACGCCGAGGACAATCACCGGCCTCTTCCCAGGCTCCAACCAGGCGATAATCTCCAGGAGATCGGCCTCGGCCATAGCGACGCAGCCACTCGTAGGTTCCCCGGGCCCACGCCACAGGTGGACGAAGATCGCGCTGCCCTTGCCCGGAATCACCGGCCGGGTGTTATACTCCACGACGATCCCGTGGCGGTAGAGGCCGTCCGTTCGTAGCATCGTCTCCCACGACGAGGCCTGTAGTCTGCCGCTAATCCAGGTGTTGTACTGCGGCGATGCGGGGTCGTCGACCCAATAGTCCTTTACTGTAATCTGACGGTAAGGCATTGCGGTGTGAGCAGTGGCCGCGTAGCCAAAAACAAGGCTGAGGGGATAGACGCCTGTTGGCGTACCGCCGTCGCCTTCGATTTTATCGGCTGGTGGAATAAAGCCGCTCCGTCCGATGACTGCCGCCGCTTCGCAAACCGGCAGCCAGCAGCCGTTCCGGCGCTCCCAGGTGGTCAAGGTCACTTGGCAGCCACCGACCGCATCGAGGTAAACGGTCACAGCCTGCTCGATGCAGTTGTCGAGGTGGTCGAGGATGGCGGGTTGCTGTCTGAACTGGTCATGCATCATCGTCACTCCATAGGCTCCGTGTAGGGAGTATATTTCCCCCTGGCAGATGGCTTTTCCTGCCTGTCTTGGCTTCGACGAAGCTAATAGCAGAGAAGAACCGGAACCTTGTGGTTCCGGTTCGTGGTCGCTTTATTTAGTCTTCACCTACGGAAGTAACAGCACAAAGATTAATGGTGATATTACCCAAATCAATTTCGTCTCCGCCGGGAAGATCCGCCTCGACGTCTGAACCGAGGGCCAATCTATCCTCCACGCGAACAAGCCGCCCCAGTTCGAACTGGAATCCCCCTACCGTTCTTATGTTTACGTCTTCCTCGCCTTCCAGGCGCTTCAAGATATGGATGAGGCGGCACGTGCTATCACGGGCAACCGGTTCGTCACTCACTTCTATTTCCCTCCTTTAAGCCTCATTCTTTTCACAATTGAACGGGTTTTTCTGTACGTTCTTCGATATTGCTACAACAGTACAGATATCGATGAACGACAGGTCTTCTTCCTCTTCCTCGCCACCGGCGGTAATTACGATAACGTCGTCTTCTCCGGCCGCCGGAAGCAGAATGATTATACCGTCTTCCACCCGGTCGAGCAGGCCGAAGAAGGTGAATCCGTCGGCGGTGAACACCACAACGTTGTTGCCGCAGGCGCAGATCAGCTCTTCACACCAATGTCGATTGCATATGTCATCGAAGAATCCCATATGCTCTTCTCCTCCCTCTATGGTTGCTTTATTACAATTTATGCTGAATCAACACAAAAAGCGACTGCGCAAGGGAATCATTTCGCCAGCAGATTTACCGGTCAGACCAAATTCGCGTTGATACTCCCTCCACCGACTATATGGCGGCCAGGAGCAGACCACGTTCCAGAATCTGCCGCGGGCTTTTCCCGGCATTGGTCGCGGCGGCGTACGGATAAAACCAAGTGCCGTAAAAGATGTTCTCTACATCGTAAACCGCCTGCAACACGGTTTGCTCGTCTACGGTCCGGTTTGTGGAAATACCGAGTCCGACACTGAAGGCAACGATAGCGGCATAGGCGAAAGCCATCCGGTAGTAGGCGAGGTGCGGCGGCCGCAGATAAAAGCTTTTATCCAATACGAAATTAACTAGATAGTTCTCCAGGATACCTTCGCCGACATCGCAGGACGAATAATAGTATCGCTCGACCATTTGCCGGTATTGGTCAGGGCGCGGCAGCGTTAATTTAGGCCGGGCCGCACTTTTGGCGCTTTCCGTGGGGTGTGGCGGATCGGCCGATAGAGGAAGCAGTCTCTGACAGAGAGTTTGCGAGCTTGCCGGCGAACGGGAGTTCACCAAAAAAATATTTGCCATCTTAAAAAGCTGGGCTAAATGTTCTCTCAAGTTCCCTGACCCGTCCGACTTCTGTGGTTCGCCTCCGGGAACCAGTCGCCCGAGTTCCTGCCCCAGGGCGACCATCCGCGGGCCAACGAGGCTTCTCCGATCCTGGAGCAGTTCGATAAACCGGTCTTCGAGCAGAGAGTAAGGCAGAAGCGGATTGCCTACAGGGCTTCGTTCAGGGTAATAGCGCTGGATAGTGTTCGGCTGCATAAAGAAAAATTCCGGTCCTTGCCCGTCCTTTATCGGCCAATCGGTTTCGGCAATCGTTATCTTGCCTTGCTGCAACGTTTTTACCGCTGTTGGACAGGAAAGCGACAAAGAAAATTCCAGCGCGTCCTGAGAGGCGAATACATGGCGCGGATAAACCTTGCAGATGTCGAACAGATAGTCTCCGCCAAGCTCGAGCTGGATGCGGCATAGGTTTTTGTCCGATAGATAGGGACACTTCCCGTTAGGGAGAAACCGAAACCGGGGGGCAATGTAACCACTTATGAAATTGTCCTCTAGTTCCTTTTGTCTACCAAGTTCTGCGAGTTTTTTACACAGCTTGTCAAAGGACACGGCATCGATTTTGATCCGCCACTTATTGGTGCAGCATTCGCCGCATTGGGCGCAGCGAAAGGCGGCGACGTGGCTGGGAAGTCTGATTTTACGTGGGATACTCGTCTCGTCCAAAATGACCCTCCTCACCTCTTCCTTCTTAAATATGATATGGGAAGACCACTGAAATGGTGAGGCGGCGGCTGGAGAGCCATCAACCACGGGCTAAATATTTACATAGCACCTTTACCGTCTACGACGAATATCATACAGTAGATTTACCCTAAAATTCTGGAGTCCCAGCGACTCTAACAGGAGGATTGCAAATGGTGGACAGAGGACAAACGTTTAACGTGGGTCAAACGGTAACGGTTCTTACCGATGACGGCTTTCTGTTTGTCGGCCAGATCGTTGATTGCAGGGTCAAATTAAAGTGTGAGTGCTGCGATGACAGGGGCAAAGACAAATGCGACGATCACAATCACAAAGACGATGTAGAGTGCGACACCTTCCTTGAGCTTGAATTGGAAGAGGATGTCGAAGTGGGAGGCCCCCCCGGCCCGTCCGTCGTCGCGTTTCAAGAAGGCCAGATCGTGTTCATCAACTTCTGCCAGATCATCGCCATTGCCCCAGGGTTCCCGCCGACTAAAGGGAAAGATGCTTAAGTAGTTCAAGAGGAACCGGTTACCTAAAGAAGCTGCCAACCAAACATTATCCCTCACTAAAAAAGCACTCCGTATTAGGAGTGCTTTCGTCTTTTTCGGGTACTATACATCCGTCCTCTGCCGCAGCGCCCCCGGCCCGTCCTGGGCAACCGCCACCGCCGCCTCGCCGAAGGTCTTCATGTCGTTAAGCACGTGAAGGCCGGCATCGATCAGCCGCATGCCGAGGGCCGCGCCGGTCCCCTCCCCCAGTCTCATATTGAGATGAAGGTAGGCGTCAAGGCCAATAAGTTTCAAGGCTTCCTTGTGAGCCGGCTCGCAGGAAAAATGCGAACCGACGAGATAATCTCTGGCTGCGGGAGCGAGCTTCACCGCCAAAAGCGCTGCGGCGCTCGTTATAATACCGTCGAGCACCACTGCCGCCCGGCAGGCGGCGGCGCCGAGAATGACGCCCACCAGGCCGGCGATCTCGAAACCGCCGACTTTGGCGAGCACGTCTAGGGCGTCAGAGGGGTCGGGCCGGTTCACGGCGATGGCGCGGCCGATGACATCCGCTTTATAGGCGATGGCGGCGGCCGACAGCCCCGTCCCGCGGCCGGTGAGCTCGGACAGGGTTTTGCGGCTGTAACAGGCGATTATCGCCGTGCTGGGCGTCGTGTTGCCAATCCCCATCTCGCCGAGACCAATGACTTCCGCGCCCTGTCCGACGGCAACCCGGGCCATTCTGACGCCCACTTCGATCGCCCGCAAAGCCTGCTCGCGGGTCATTGCCGGACCACGGGCGATGTTGGCGGTGCCGGGAGCGATTTTCTCGCGGTACAGGCCGACCATCTGGGGCAATTCGACGCCAACGCCGATATCGACAAGAATCAGTTGGGCTCCGGCGTGGCGGGCGAAAGCGTTGATAGCGGCGCCGCCGTGCAAGAAGTTGACCACCATCTGGGGGGTAACCTCACGTGGGTAGGCGCTTACCCCTTCGGCGACCACGCCGTGGTCAGCGGCCATCAGGATGATGTATTTCCCCAAATCCCGCGGTCTGGGGCGGCCGGTTATGCCGGCCATCCGGACAGCCAACTGCTCAAGGCCGTGCAGGCTGCCCAGCGGCTTGGTCAGGTTGTCGATCCGCAGCTGACAGGCGGCCATCGCCGCCTCGTCCAGGGGACCTATCGAGGCAATCGTGTCCTTCAGCATGATTTCAAGACCTCCTGGCTCTCGCGGCAAACGCCGGCCTCGGCAAAGGTGGCCATCTCGTCCAGCATCTTGATCGCCGCGTCGAGAAGGTTCATGGCCAGCGAAGCGCCGGTGGCCTCACCGAGGCGAAGCCCCATATCGATGTAAGCTTCGAGACCGAGATATTCGAGCATCTTCGTGTGGGCCGGCTCGGCGGAGAGATGGGACGCCAGCAGATACTCCCGTGCGTCGGCGGCCAAGGACGTCGCGATGAGGGCGGCGGCGCTGGCGTTGAAGCCGTCGATGACGACAAGGCAGCGATGGGCTGCGGCGCCGAGGATCACCCCGGCCAAGGCACCGATTTCGAAGCCACCGACTGTGGCCAGGATGTCAAGCCCGTCGGTGCGGTCGGGGCGGTTGACCGCCAAACCCCGCCTGACGGCGTCGATTTTAATGGCCAGGCGACTGTCCGAGATGCCGGTGCCGCGGCCGGTTGCCTGCTCGGGAGTTATCCCCGTGAAAGCCGCAACAATGGCCGCGCTGGATGTTGTGTTGCCGATCCCCATCTCGCCGATGCTGAAACAGCGGTAGCCGTTTCCGCACCGATCTACGACGATTTCGATACCGGTTTCAATCGCCTGAATCGCCTGCTCCCTCGACATAGCCGGTCCCTGGGTAAAATCGGCGGTGCCGTGTGCGATCTTGCGGTGCCACAGGCCGGGAACGTCAGACAGGTCGCCCGCCACACCCATATCGACGACAACCATGTCGGCGCCGCAGAATTTTGCCAGGGCGTTGGCGCCGGCCCCTTGGGAAAGGAGGTAATTGCGGGTCATGTGGATCGTCGTCTCGATCGGGTAAGCGCTGAGCCCCAGCCGGGCTACGCCGTGGTCGGCGGCTGCCAGCACCATGCACTTCCTGGGGATGGCGGGCCGCTCCTCGCCGGTGACGCCTGCGTACTGGCGGATGATATCCTCCAGCCTGCCCAGGCTGCCCGGCGGCTTGGTAAGGCTGTCCAGCCTAACCTGAACTTTGGCCATTACGCCGTCGTCAAGCGGCACAATCGAGGCCAGTGTTTCCTTGAGCAACTTCATGATATCCCTCCTAAAAAAGCAAAAGCCTCTCAGGGGTGAATAACCCCCGAAAAGCCAAAAATAACCGGGAGATTACTCACCTTTCCGCGAAGGTTCGTATCGACGGCAAAGGCAGGTCTCCTGGCTCCCGGTTCTTCGACGCCTGCGCCTTCCCCTCGCGAGTGGCTGTGCAGGCTCTCCCCGGTACAGTGGCGGGACCGCGTGGCAGCATGGGACATGCTCCGACTTCCCTATTATCCCCCGTTTGGCGGGGGCACCTCTGCCGTATGATATTTTGAGTTATTATACCAATCGCCCGTCTCTTTAGTCAAACCTGTTTCTGGAAGTTTGCTCCCTATTCGAGATTGATCTGCTCCAGGGCAAACTTCTCCACGACCTTATCAAGGGCGAGGCGGATTGCCTGATGACGGTCGGCGAACCCGATGAAGAAATCGTGTTTGGCATATTCGTTGATATACGCCTCGTACGCGTAGCCGCCGGTACGGACGTTGGTGGCGGTGAAAGTGACCGGCACAGAAGCCGACCAAGCCTTCATAAGCAGGAAAATGTCGGGAAAATGAACCCGTTGCCGGATGATAAGCGGGTGAATCTCAGCCCTGACCGCGTAATCGATTCCCAGGTTCCTCAGAGCGCCGATAAGGGCGGCGTCGCTGGCCGCGCGAACATCGTCGATACCCTGGCGGCGCAGGGCATCATTCAGCGCCTGACCGTCCACAAGCAGGTAACGGCCGGTGCCGAACTTGACGTAAAGGGCTTCGGTGACGATATCGGTAATGTATTCGGTCCGTTTCTGGCCGGAGTTGTTGATTACCGGCAGCATGGCGACCGTCGGCCTGCGGATTGCCGTCCCTTCATCTGCATGGGCTACCGTCGTCGCGGACAGCAGGCCGGCAAGCAACAAAACGACTAGTGCGAAAAAAAGGCGACGCATCGAAGGTATCTCCCCTTTGGACTTGGTACTGCTTTATGTATAGTTCGCCACTCTCGACCATTTCCCTGTAAATCTTTCCAGCGACCGCAAATTTTTCCTTGTAGTCAGCCGCTAACCGCTGCAAACAGTTTGCCGACCTCACGAACATCGACGTTGCCGCCGCTGAGGATGACGCCGACCCGCTTGCCGACGATGGGCAGCTTGCGGTGGAACAGAGGAGCGAGCGAGACGGCCCCCGAGGGCTCTACCACTATTTTGAGACGGGTCCACAGATAGTACATCGTACTGATTATTTCCTCTTCACTGACGGTAACCATATCATCGACATACTTGCGCACAAGCGGAAAAGTTATTTTCCCCAGCGAGGGCGTGCGGAGACCGTCGGCGATCGTGGGCGGGTTATGCACGGTGTGCAGTTCGCCCGTTTTGAACGAACGGACGGCATCGTCGGCCAACTCGGGCTCGACGCCGATAACCCGGCAATCTGGCAGAAGATGCTTGGCGCTGATGGCGGTGCCGGAAAGCAACCCGCCGCCGCCGCAGGGAGAGAATAAGTAATCCAGGCTGCCGGTGTCCTCGATGAGTTCCTTGGCGGCTGTCCCCTGTCCCGCAACGACCTCCTCGTGATCGAAGGGCGGGATCAGCGTATAACCGTATTGGGCGGTCAGCTCGTCGGCCACCTTCTCCCGCGTCGTTTTCTCTTTGTCGTACTTAACTATCGTCGCCCCGTAGCCTTCGGTGGCGGCAAACTTCACCGCCGGTGCGTCGGAGGGCATGATAACGGTCGTGGCAATGCCCAGCAACTTGCCGGTGAGGGCGATTGCCTGGGCGTGGTTGCCGGAGGAATAAGTCACGACGCCCCGCGCACGCTCTTCAGGCGGCAGCGCTGTAACGGCGTTGTACGCGCCCCGGAATTTGAAAGCCCCCATCCGCTGGAAGTTCTCGCACTTGAGGTATACGGTGTTGCCGGTAACCCCGTTAAGAAGCCTGGACGTCATAACCGGTGTGCGGTGGGCTACACCGTCGATCCGTCTGGCCGCAGCCAGTACTTTGTCAAACATCTTGTCATCTCCTTTAGCTGTTTATAAAGCCTGCCTCTCACCGCAGTCCGCCCGGCTGCACGGAACGCGTTTTTTGCCCCGGGCGAAAAGGAATAAACCTGCCGGCAGAGAATGATAATAACAGCATTTCCACAGCAGCCGCAAACATTCCTGTTTCTTACTAACGTGCCGTAAAATTCCTGATCGGCAACACGCGAGGTGAACTTTCTGTTGGTTAGAATCGCCCTGGCCCAAATGGAGGTAATACCGGGACGACCGGATCTGAATAGCGCCGCCATGTTGACAATGATCGACGAAGCTCGCGGGCAGCAGGCAGATTTGGTGGTTTTCCCGGAAATGGCCGTTCCCGGCTACCTGCTCGGCGATACATGGGAGCAACAAGCCTTTCTCAAAGATTGCGAGGAATACGGGCGCCGCATCGTCGCCGCCTCCCGCGGCCTGTGCGTCATGTTCGGCAATGTCGGTGTCGACTGGGCGAAACGCGGCGATGACGGCCGGGTGCGAAAATACAACGCCTTTTTCGTCGCCCAGGACGGCCAATTACTTGGCGGCGAGCAGTTTCCCTACAAGTTCCGCATCAAGTCCCTCCAGCCCAACTACCGGGAATTCGACGACTCCAGGCATTTCTACAGCCTGCGCAAACTGGCTCTGGACCTTGGACGACAGCCGGCCGATCTTCTCCGTCCGGTCGCCGTAAACATCGGCGGCCACACCGTCAATATCGGCTGCATCCTCTGCGAAGACGGCTGGAGCGACGACTACGGCCTCAAACCCGTCACAATCCTGAAAAGCGCTGGCGCCGAGCTTATCGTCAACATTTCCAGCTCGCCTTTCACCCTCGGCAAAAACAACAAGCGCAACCGCGTCTTCTCCAAACAAGCGCAGGAAAACGGCATCCCCTTAATTTATATTAACAATGTCGGCCTGCAGAACAACGGCAAAACGGTGTACACCTTCGACGGCTTCAGCACCGTCTACGACGGCGGCGGCCAAATCGTCGCCTACTGCCCGCCGTTCGCCCCGACCATGATGACGGTCGACCTTGACCTCGATACACGAAGTGAAAACCTTGCGCCGGTGACCGTTCCGGACGATCAGGGGATCGCAGCCATTTTCCAAACGCTCCGTTACGGCGTAGCCAATTTCCTGGCCCAGATCGGCCTGGACCGGGTCGTTATCGGCGTATCCGGCGGCATCGACTCCGCTGTCGCGGCAGCGCTGTACACCAACATCCTCGGACCTGATAAGGTGCTGCTCGCCAATCTGCCCAGCGTCTACAACTCCGCCACCACCAAGAACCTTGCCGCGGAACTGGCGAAGAACCTCGGCTGCCTGTACGCCGTCTTGCCCATCCAGGAGGCGGTCGATTTCACCGTGGAGCAGCTAAGCCGCACGGAAATCGTGAACATGAGGGACGGCAGCCGCTTCCACCTGACCGTCACCCCTTTCATGACCGAGAATATCCAGGCCCGCGACCGTTCAGCGCGCGTCCTGGCCGGTCTGGCGGCGGCGTTCGGCGGCGGCTT contains these protein-coding regions:
- the pheA gene encoding prephenate dehydratase translates to MTTTRPQPAAEPKVAYLGPRGTFSEEIALSFYRGVEGYFTPYASIDAVIRAVADGEAAEGIVPVENSLDGSVNITLDTLAHEVDLRIVKEMILPIRHNLLTRDDTKHINVILSHPQALAQCRNYLREHYPGAELVAVESTAAAAYQVAGGAKNTAAIGSLRAARLYSLAVTATEIQDNPHNSTRFIVLACDAATAGGPGCKTSLICQINGEKPGSLHDILGEFACRQVNLTKIESRPARTGLGQYIFFLDAEGSLEDDNVREAVEAVCKKSLWFKSLGSYPVYMVKYQDD
- a CDS encoding L,D-transpeptidase family protein, which codes for MMHDQFRQQPAILDHLDNCIEQAVTVYLDAVGGCQVTLTTWERRNGCWLPVCEAAAVIGRSGFIPPADKIEGDGGTPTGVYPLSLVFGYAATAHTAMPYRQITVKDYWVDDPASPQYNTWISGRLQASSWETMLRTDGLYRHGIVVEYNTRPVIPGKGSAIFVHLWRGPGEPTSGCVAMAEADLLEIIAWLEPGKRPVIVLGVQ
- the fliB gene encoding flagellin lysine-N-methylase → MDETSIPRKIRLPSHVAAFRCAQCGECCTNKWRIKIDAVSFDKLCKKLAELGRQKELEDNFISGYIAPRFRFLPNGKCPYLSDKNLCRIQLELGGDYLFDICKVYPRHVFASQDALEFSLSLSCPTAVKTLQQGKITIAETDWPIKDGQGPEFFFMQPNTIQRYYPERSPVGNPLLPYSLLEDRFIELLQDRRSLVGPRMVALGQELGRLVPGGEPQKSDGSGNLREHLAQLFKMANIFLVNSRSPASSQTLCQRLLPLSADPPHPTESAKSAARPKLTLPRPDQYRQMVERYYYSSCDVGEGILENYLVNFVLDKSFYLRPPHLAYYRMAFAYAAIVAFSVGLGISTNRTVDEQTVLQAVYDVENIFYGTWFYPYAAATNAGKSPRQILERGLLLAAI
- the cobT gene encoding nicotinate-nucleotide--dimethylbenzimidazole phosphoribosyltransferase; translated protein: MLKDTIASIGPLDEAAMAACQLRIDNLTKPLGSLHGLEQLAVRMAGITGRPRPRDLGKYIILMAADHGVVAEGVSAYPREVTPQMVVNFLHGGAAINAFARHAGAQLILVDIGVGVELPQMVGLYREKIAPGTANIARGPAMTREQALRAIEVGVRMARVAVGQGAEVIGLGEMGIGNTTPSTAIIACYSRKTLSELTGRGTGLSAAAIAYKADVIGRAIAVNRPDPSDALDVLAKVGGFEIAGLVGVILGAAACRAAVVLDGIITSAAALLAVKLAPAARDYLVGSHFSCEPAHKEALKLIGLDAYLHLNMRLGEGTGAALGMRLIDAGLHVLNDMKTFGEAAVAVAQDGPGALRQRTDV
- the cobT gene encoding nicotinate-nucleotide--dimethylbenzimidazole phosphoribosyltransferase; translation: MKLLKETLASIVPLDDGVMAKVQVRLDSLTKPPGSLGRLEDIIRQYAGVTGEERPAIPRKCMVLAAADHGVARLGLSAYPIETTIHMTRNYLLSQGAGANALAKFCGADMVVVDMGVAGDLSDVPGLWHRKIAHGTADFTQGPAMSREQAIQAIETGIEIVVDRCGNGYRCFSIGEMGIGNTTSSAAIVAAFTGITPEQATGRGTGISDSRLAIKIDAVRRGLAVNRPDRTDGLDILATVGGFEIGALAGVILGAAAHRCLVVIDGFNASAAALIATSLAADAREYLLASHLSAEPAHTKMLEYLGLEAYIDMGLRLGEATGASLAMNLLDAAIKMLDEMATFAEAGVCRESQEVLKSC
- a CDS encoding threo-3-hydroxy-L-aspartate ammonia-lyase codes for the protein MFDKVLAAARRIDGVAHRTPVMTSRLLNGVTGNTVYLKCENFQRMGAFKFRGAYNAVTALPPEERARGVVTYSSGNHAQAIALTGKLLGIATTVIMPSDAPAVKFAATEGYGATIVKYDKEKTTREKVADELTAQYGYTLIPPFDHEEVVAGQGTAAKELIEDTGSLDYLFSPCGGGGLLSGTAISAKHLLPDCRVIGVEPELADDAVRSFKTGELHTVHNPPTIADGLRTPSLGKITFPLVRKYVDDMVTVSEEEIISTMYYLWTRLKIVVEPSGAVSLAPLFHRKLPIVGKRVGVILSGGNVDVREVGKLFAAVSG
- the nadE gene encoding NAD(+) synthase → MVRIALAQMEVIPGRPDLNSAAMLTMIDEARGQQADLVVFPEMAVPGYLLGDTWEQQAFLKDCEEYGRRIVAASRGLCVMFGNVGVDWAKRGDDGRVRKYNAFFVAQDGQLLGGEQFPYKFRIKSLQPNYREFDDSRHFYSLRKLALDLGRQPADLLRPVAVNIGGHTVNIGCILCEDGWSDDYGLKPVTILKSAGAELIVNISSSPFTLGKNNKRNRVFSKQAQENGIPLIYINNVGLQNNGKTVYTFDGFSTVYDGGGQIVAYCPPFAPTMMTVDLDLDTRSENLAPVTVPDDQGIAAIFQTLRYGVANFLAQIGLDRVVIGVSGGIDSAVAAALYTNILGPDKVLLANLPSVYNSATTKNLAAELAKNLGCLYAVLPIQEAVDFTVEQLSRTEIVNMRDGSRFHLTVTPFMTENIQARDRSARVLAGLAAAFGGGFTCNANKSEITVGYATLYGDQAGFLAALADLWKHQVYAVAEYINTSVFGREIIPASVFRLVPSAELSHAQAVDEGKGDPLIYPYHDYLFRAFMEWWDRATPEDILCWYAAGELETRLGCEDGLTARLFPTAAEFIADLEKWWRLYTGMAVAKRIQAPPVLAISRRVYGFDHREAQNGPYFTARYHKLKEKLLAVT